The Sphingobacteriales bacterium DNA segment ACGGCGGAAAATTTTACACCGGAAGAAGAGGCGGAAGAGCGAAAGGACATCTATTACGATATCCTTATTTACAGCATGGTTCCGATGCAATACATCATTTTGGGGTTGTATCTGTGGACCATCACTTCCAAAACCGCTACAATGGTATGAGTACGTCGGAATCACCACTGCCATGGGACTGGCCTGCGGTGCGTTGGGAATTAATGTGGCCCATGAATTGGGACACCGAACCAAAAAATATGAACAGTTCATGTCAAAGGCATTATTGCTTACTTCCCTGTATATGCATTTCTTTATAGAGCACAACCGCGGCCATCATAAAAATGTGTCCACTCCATTGGATCCGGCAACTTCCCGTCTGAACGAGTCGATTTATGCCTTTTTTCCAAGAACAGTATTCGGTTCCTGGATGTCTGCATGGCACCTGGAAGCACATCGCCTGAAAAAGATGAAACAGAATTTCTGGAATCCGCTGCACAATGAAATGCTGCGTTTCCAGATAATTCAGGTGTTGTTTGTGGCCGCCATTTATGCCGTATTCGGCTGGGTGGGAATGGTAGGTTTTATTGCTTCCGCCACTATAGGCTTTTTATTACTGGAGATTGTAAACTATATAGAACATTATGGCCTGATGCGAAAACAACTGCCTAACGGTTCTTATGAAAAAGTAAAACCACATCACTCCTGGAATTCCGGGCATGAGCTGGGACGAATTTTCTTATTTGAACTGACCCGCCACAGCGATCACCATTTCAATCCGAGCAGAAAATACCAGATTCTCAGGCATTTTGAAAATGCACCGCAGATGCCTACCGGTTATCTGGCGATGATTCCACTGGCCTTGATTCCCCCGCTGTGGTTTAAGGTGATGAATCCGCTGGTGGAAAAACACAATGCCACAGTGACGGATGAGTATGTCACATCTCTGGAAACACCGGTAGAAGTGGAATAATTTTTATTTATTATATCCATAACCAGTTCTGTGGTTTTTCTATAAATATAATCTGAATTTTTTGTATTTGATTATATAAATGAATTAGAATATTTAGTTTCAAAACCATTATCAACCAATGAATTATATATTTATTTTTAATTATTGAAACCCGTTTTTGATATGCTGGTGTCTGATCAGCTAATGGCTCAGTACATTGAAACACAATATTGTGTTGGTGGCAATGCAGATGATATTATCTGGGAAGTACAGAAAACCGTAGATAAAGGAGCACTTATTCTGGTTATAACAACTTCCGTTGATAGTGGTATACCTAATCTGGATGAACGAGAATTCGATTGATTAAATTAAACAATAGCAATCAGATAGAATGGGATAGAATATGGAGATGCTTTTTCAAACTTTGCGTCTGTGCAATTAGTACAACATCAACATCAATATCTAATAAGACTTTCAACTTTAGATAGTGATTTCGGTATTTATAAGAGCCGTATTTTCTATTGACGGGAACGGACATCAAAGATACGATATTGTCAGAGAGGGATTTGCGAACTTATATAAAGACAATGTACTGTGGTTAAACAATGGTACTACTTTGTTTTGGGTGGTACGTGACACATCAGTTGTTATATATAATATTGATTCAACAGGAAGCATCATTTGGTCGGATACGTTGAACTATAAACTAGTATACACAAATGTTACGGATGAAAAAGTAATTAATGTAACTGCCGTTCATTAGCCGATAATTCGATAATAGCGGGGGTTAGTTTAACGTCAAGAAATCCATTTTTTTGTCTAATGTAAAGAAAACAGAATTGTTACAATATAATCTAAATGGAACAATTAAAAGGCGAATGTCAGATACTTTAGTCGAATATTTTAATTCTATTTTTCTAAAAGAGGATACAGATCGGCTTTATTTTTCTAATTCCAATGAAATTCAGAGGATTAATAAGTCCACCCTAGAACAACACACAGATACACTTAAAGGGAATAATATCTCCATTGTAGATATTGTATCTCATCCGGGTATAGAAGCAGATAGCATTGGACTTGTAGAACGATTTATTAACTGGATACCTGAATTTGACAGTGGCATAGGAAAGACAAAATTTTACATTGTCCGTTATGATGCAGATAATTTTCAGATAGCCTATAAAACATTATTTGATACAACAACGGACCATATGGAAGATTTCCTGAAGTATACCCTTAAAGATCGTTCAACACTCATCTTGTATAAAGCAGATGGTGTATATAGGTTACTTAAATTGGATAAGGATGGCAGTATCTTATTTAACAAACTATATTCAGAGAAAATAAATTCAACAGAATATATTGAGTGGTGGGATAATACATTTCCCAATAACATAAACTTACTTTATACCTATACAAACGGTGTTAGGATAGATGGTAACAAGATGTATTCTGCATTTATATTCGGGTCATTTGATTCTTTAGGCAGCAGAGTATATAAGCAATGGTTGTTTGTGCATGATTTGATTACAGGGGTGGAAGAATTTGCTTATTTGAATAAAATCAATGATAGTAATATCATAAAATATATGTCTCCGTACCCTGATGACAACAGTAAATTATTGCTAGTGTCTGATTTATATGGCGCAAACACTTGCAGGCTGGGAGGATTTGATATCCAATTATCTCAACTTCAGATAATAAAAAATAGTATATACGGTGCATCATACATCGATTACAATAACAATAATGCTTATGACGGTAATGATGTGTTATACCGTTTAGCTATGCTGAATAGCCTAAAGAATGCCAATCGTTTAGTTGCTAATTATATGTATGGTAACTTATTTACATGCAATAACGTAGATACAGGTCGCTGGGTAACACAAGTGCAGCTTTCCACTCCTTATTTTACCGTAGTTCCTGTTTCGAGAATTACAGAGCATGCCGATTATGGGCACAAAGATACGTTGTTGTTTGCCTTGCATCCGGTCGATACAGTACGAGACCTTTCTGTGAATTTGATTAATTCCTTTGTCTCCAGATTGGGTGTGATATGAAATAACGTATGCCAACTATGGTACGCATAAGGTAAATGGCGCAGTAAAATTAGTAATGGATTCTCGGTTGATGTACCAATCTTCTAATCCGCCGGCAATACGAAATGGCGACACATTAAGCTGGAACTTCAATAACCTGAATGCAAATGATTTTCGCAAGATCAGCATAGTTGCTACAACAAGCATACCGCCTGTATTGAATATTCATGATACGTTGACCCTTGTTGCCTGGGTGTTTAGTGAAGGTACAAGAAGAGATACTATGTCTCTGGATAATTATGCAATGTTAAAAGATGTGGTAGTAGGTTCTTTTGAACCAAATTATAAATACAGCACATCGAGAACAACCCTAACGCCTACTGAGGTAGATAACGGTGAATATCTTACATACGTTGTCCGTTTTCAGAATATTGGCAATGATACGGCATTCAAGGTGGTCATACTCGATACATTGGATACTAATATGGATTGGAATACCTTCGAAATGGTAAATGCTTCGCATTCTTTTTCCGTACAGCTATTAAATGGAAATATCCTGAAATTTTCCTCCAATAACATACAATTACCACCAGCTTCTATAAATGAAGAAGGAAGCCACGGTTTTGTTGCATACAAAGTGAAACCGAAGCAAGGACTTGGCTTAGGTGTAACTGTCAATAATACAGCTCATATCTATTTTGACTTTAACATCCCAATATCAACCAATAAGGTTTCAACATATGTATTGCTATTGTCAAAAGCAGGCAATAATTCATTTTATAAAGGAGGATGCAGAATGTATCCTAATCCAAATTCAGGAATTTTTAACGTAGAATTTGTTGCAGACTACAAATCTCCGCTTACAATATCATTGTATGATCTAAACGGCCGAGCAGTATATGAACAGAAACAGGAACATCAGTTTATCAGCAGTATTCCTGTGTTGTTGGATGGTTTGGCTGCAGGATTGTATAATATGGTGTTGAAGACAGAATATGAAACTGTGTCAGAAAAATTGATAGTGGAATGATTGAAGTTGACGTTGTTTTGGTTAATGCCTCTTTTTCAGGCACAAAATTTGTCTATCTTTGTTGACCAATTTTTAAACATGCAAAAAATAGTTTTATCTCTGGCATTGGCGCTGTCATTTGTGTTGACGGCAAATGCGCAAATGCCGGCAGTCGGCACAAAAGCCATCGATTTGAAATATAAAGACCCGAATGGCAAGGAAATCGCTCTGTCATCTCTGAAGGGATATGTTGTGCTGCTCGATTTCTGGGCATCCTGGTGCGGCCCCTGCCGCCGGAACAATCCGCAGGTAGTGGCTACATACACTAAGTATCTGGGTAAAAAATTTAAATCTCCAACCAAAGGGTTCACGGTTTACAGTGTTTCTCTGGATCAAAATGCGGATTCCTGGAAACGGGCTATTAAAGATGACGGGCTGGTTTGGAAAAACCATGTCTCTGATTTGCAAGGCTGGAATTCGGACGGAGCTTCTAAATACGGGATTCGTTCCATTCCGCAAACCGTGCTGATTGATGAAACAGGCTTCGTGATTGCCATCAACCCCAATCATGAACTGGTGGAACAAATCATGGACAAAAATTGAGCAAAGGAAAGTCTTCTTCCGTAAAAAAAGCCCCCAAATAGTATAAATGTCAAATTGTCTTAATAAATCCTTTGGCAGGTAATTTGTCAAAGGATTTTTAAATTCCAGGTATGTCAGAAGAAAAGGATACTGTTGAACAACCCCAACAGGAGGAAACCGTTACAGAAACGGTACAGAATCAGTCAGAAAGTCAGGATCAGAATCAGGAAACAACTGCTGCAGACGACGAATTGTCTGTGCTGAAAGCGG contains these protein-coding regions:
- a CDS encoding T9SS type A sorting domain-containing protein, whose translation is MDSRLMYQSSNPPAIRNGDTLSWNFNNLNANDFRKISIVATTSIPPVLNIHDTLTLVAWVFSEGTRRDTMSLDNYAMLKDVVVGSFEPNYKYSTSRTTLTPTEVDNGEYLTYVVRFQNIGNDTAFKVVILDTLDTNMDWNTFEMVNASHSFSVQLLNGNILKFSSNNIQLPPASINEEGSHGFVAYKVKPKQGLGLGVTVNNTAHIYFDFNIPISTNKVSTYVLLLSKAGNNSFYKGGCRMYPNPNSGIFNVEFVADYKSPLTISLYDLNGRAVYEQKQEHQFISSIPVLLDGLAAGLYNMVLKTEYETVSEKLIVE
- a CDS encoding alkane 1-monooxygenase; protein product: MGLACGALGINVAHELGHRTKKYEQFMSKALLLTSLYMHFFIEHNRGHHKNVSTPLDPATSRLNESIYAFFPRTVFGSWMSAWHLEAHRLKKMKQNFWNPLHNEMLRFQIIQVLFVAAIYAVFGWVGMVGFIASATIGFLLLEIVNYIEHYGLMRKQLPNGSYEKVKPHHSWNSGHELGRIFLFELTRHSDHHFNPSRKYQILRHFENAPQMPTGYLAMIPLALIPPLWFKVMNPLVEKHNATVTDEYVTSLETPVEVE
- a CDS encoding TlpA family protein disulfide reductase, with translation MPLFQAQNLSIFVDQFLNMQKIVLSLALALSFVLTANAQMPAVGTKAIDLKYKDPNGKEIALSSLKGYVVLLDFWASWCGPCRRNNPQVVATYTKYLGKKFKSPTKGFTVYSVSLDQNADSWKRAIKDDGLVWKNHVSDLQGWNSDGASKYGIRSIPQTVLIDETGFVIAINPNHELVEQIMDKN